One part of the Kitasatospora cathayae genome encodes these proteins:
- a CDS encoding UvrD-helicase domain-containing protein — translation MTESEGTTGLCTAPARGGGDGGLCGKPLARKKTGRAALYCSHACRQAALRQRQRATAGPALLGQAQALLREVDPLAAAEQLHLMPLGDEQLAAFIRHARAVRNGLRGMYAVLGVQLRPLDLQDTRERLREPRAAKAAPAPAAPGQEELPAALVAAIEEPATAAAKAVAPPKPRRAAPDRPPVAGLVPTDEQHAIIDACLGGGDLVVEAGAGTGKTSTLRMVATALGSRRGLYIAFNKVTADEAKKSFPKTIDCRTAYSLAYRATSDAMKARLNGPRVPASRSAEILRILEPLRVNADLLLTPETQARLALEALQQFCYSDDRVVGAHHVRPPKGLTDREEQLLREAVLPYATAAWEDVTSPRGRLHYAHDHYLKAWALTSPKLRADYVLLDEAQDSNPVIADLVQAQEHAQRIAVGDSNQAIYGWRGAVDALVTWPARRRLRLTESWRFGPAVAAEANKWLTLLGSTMRLTGSGPDTRVVDGGLDKPEALLCRTNAEAMRQAMVALAANKRPALAGGAGAIRALAEAAITLQQGKGCSHPELIAFTTWDQVRQFVAQDKSAGELRTFVRLIDSHGAEGILKACGQLVGERGADVTISTAHKAKGREWDTVAVCGDFDEPKPDERTGVVPPPRRDDMMLAYVTVTRARKALDRSGLAWVDQYGGGPAGRTVPRSLTAVGRAARNLAAMETWSPDLDLDG, via the coding sequence GTGACGGAATCCGAGGGGACCACAGGACTGTGCACCGCTCCCGCCCGCGGGGGCGGTGACGGCGGGCTGTGCGGCAAGCCGCTCGCCCGCAAGAAGACCGGACGGGCGGCGCTCTACTGCAGCCACGCCTGCCGCCAGGCCGCGCTGCGCCAGCGCCAGAGAGCCACCGCCGGCCCCGCGCTGCTCGGCCAGGCCCAGGCCCTGCTGCGCGAAGTCGATCCTCTCGCCGCCGCCGAGCAGCTGCACCTCATGCCGCTCGGCGACGAGCAGCTCGCCGCGTTCATCCGCCACGCCCGCGCGGTGCGCAACGGGCTGCGCGGGATGTACGCCGTCCTCGGCGTCCAGCTGCGCCCGCTCGATCTCCAGGACACCCGCGAGCGGCTGCGCGAACCCCGCGCCGCGAAGGCCGCCCCTGCGCCGGCCGCACCTGGGCAGGAGGAGCTGCCCGCAGCCCTGGTCGCCGCGATCGAGGAACCGGCCACCGCCGCGGCGAAGGCCGTCGCGCCGCCGAAGCCGCGCCGCGCGGCACCCGACCGGCCGCCGGTCGCCGGCCTGGTCCCGACCGATGAGCAGCACGCCATCATCGACGCCTGCCTCGGCGGCGGCGACCTGGTCGTGGAGGCCGGCGCGGGCACCGGCAAGACGTCGACGCTGCGCATGGTCGCCACCGCCCTCGGCTCCCGGCGCGGCCTGTACATCGCCTTCAACAAGGTCACCGCCGACGAGGCCAAGAAGTCGTTTCCCAAGACGATCGACTGCCGCACCGCGTACTCCCTCGCCTACCGGGCCACCAGCGACGCCATGAAGGCCCGCCTCAACGGTCCGCGGGTACCGGCCAGCCGCTCGGCGGAGATCCTGCGCATCCTGGAGCCGCTGCGCGTCAACGCCGATCTCCTGCTGACCCCGGAGACGCAGGCCCGCCTCGCCCTGGAGGCCCTCCAGCAGTTCTGCTACTCCGACGACCGGGTCGTCGGCGCGCACCATGTCCGCCCGCCGAAGGGACTGACCGATCGGGAGGAGCAGCTGCTGCGCGAGGCGGTGCTGCCGTACGCGACGGCGGCCTGGGAGGACGTCACCTCGCCGCGCGGGCGGCTGCACTACGCCCACGACCACTACCTCAAGGCGTGGGCGCTCACGAGCCCGAAGCTGCGGGCCGACTACGTGCTGCTGGACGAGGCACAGGACTCCAACCCGGTCATCGCCGACCTGGTGCAGGCGCAGGAGCACGCGCAGCGGATCGCGGTCGGCGATTCGAACCAGGCGATCTACGGCTGGCGCGGGGCCGTGGACGCCCTGGTCACGTGGCCCGCCCGCCGGCGGCTGCGGCTGACCGAGTCGTGGCGCTTCGGCCCGGCCGTCGCCGCCGAGGCGAACAAGTGGCTCACCCTGCTCGGCAGCACGATGCGCCTGACCGGCTCGGGGCCGGACACCCGGGTGGTCGACGGCGGCCTGGACAAGCCCGAGGCTCTGCTGTGCCGCACCAACGCCGAGGCGATGCGCCAGGCTATGGTCGCGCTCGCCGCGAACAAGCGCCCGGCCCTGGCCGGCGGCGCCGGAGCCATCAGGGCCCTGGCCGAGGCTGCCATCACCCTGCAGCAGGGCAAGGGCTGCTCCCACCCCGAGCTGATCGCGTTCACCACCTGGGACCAGGTCCGCCAGTTCGTGGCCCAGGACAAGTCCGCCGGGGAGCTGCGTACGTTCGTGCGGCTGATCGACTCGCACGGCGCCGAGGGCATCCTCAAGGCCTGCGGCCAGCTGGTCGGCGAGCGCGGCGCGGACGTGACGATCTCGACCGCGCACAAGGCCAAGGGCCGCGAGTGGGACACCGTCGCGGTGTGCGGCGACTTCGACGAGCCGAAGCCGGACGAGCGGACCGGGGTGGTCCCGCCGCCTCGCCGCGACGACATGATGCTCGCCTACGTCACCGTCACCCGTGCCCGCAAGGCCCTGGACCGCTCGGGTCTGGCCTGGGTTGACCAGTACGGCGGCGGGCCCGCCGGCCGAACTGTGCCCCGCAGTCTCACCGCAGTGGGCCGCGCGGCGCGGAACCTGGCGGCCATGGAGACCTGGTCGCCCGACCTCGACCTGGACGGCTGA
- a CDS encoding RNA polymerase sigma factor: MTTPFSGDDQEVLEQDPMRSLALDFTVFYVEEEGRWLRYALGKLRNRADAEDAVQEAGIRLYEKWDRALGGPDVRAVQAFAWKLVRDAVADTFRRRGRVDAKTLKLIRHTGPEDTGHEPMDQLVDRDALRWALEELAKAYPVQAEVVRLRQLAVDYPTIAAVCDIAPSTARTYYSLGTRHMEYLLDPRNDHQGRGDLT, from the coding sequence GTGACGACGCCGTTCTCGGGCGATGACCAGGAGGTCCTGGAGCAGGACCCGATGCGTTCGCTCGCCCTCGACTTCACGGTCTTCTACGTGGAGGAGGAAGGCAGGTGGCTGCGCTACGCCCTCGGCAAGCTTCGGAACCGGGCTGATGCTGAGGACGCCGTGCAGGAGGCGGGGATCCGGTTGTACGAGAAGTGGGACCGCGCCCTGGGCGGTCCGGACGTCCGCGCCGTGCAGGCCTTCGCCTGGAAGCTGGTGCGGGACGCGGTGGCCGATACGTTCCGCCGCCGCGGCCGGGTGGATGCGAAGACGCTGAAGCTGATCCGGCACACCGGTCCGGAGGACACCGGCCATGAGCCGATGGATCAGCTGGTGGACCGCGACGCGCTGCGCTGGGCGTTGGAGGAGTTGGCGAAGGCGTACCCGGTGCAGGCCGAGGTGGTGCGGCTGCGCCAGCTCGCGGTGGACTACCCGACCATCGCCGCGGTGTGCGACATCGCTCCCAGCACGGCGCGGACGTACTACTCCCTGGGCACGCGTCACATGGAGTACCTGCTCGACCCCCGGAACGATCACCAAGGACGAGGGGACCTGACGTGA
- a CDS encoding PDDEXK family nuclease: MTTIQPIETRYAGHHFRSRLEARWAVFFDAIGITWEYEPQGYTVGLDRRPYLPDFWLPDLHAFVEVKGDEERFDGRLLSDLLRYGGDAVFVLALGQIPHAELGRAPVHAAFIPTSDFYQPASPSIETVERAFAAIRTLDESDQAAVKELIHNPPRIAICCQHFVFQCGKDADGKAEPLILPIFAPNAFTSVKDILNPNPAWFVLQDRKVIKAYEAARSARFEHGESGPTV; this comes from the coding sequence ATGACCACGATCCAGCCGATTGAAACCCGCTACGCCGGCCACCACTTCCGTTCACGCCTTGAGGCCCGGTGGGCCGTCTTCTTCGACGCCATCGGCATCACCTGGGAGTACGAGCCTCAGGGCTACACCGTTGGCCTGGACAGGCGGCCCTACCTGCCGGACTTCTGGCTGCCCGACCTGCATGCCTTCGTGGAGGTGAAGGGCGACGAAGAAAGGTTCGACGGTCGACTGCTGTCGGACCTTCTCAGGTATGGCGGTGACGCCGTATTCGTCCTCGCACTCGGACAGATCCCGCATGCTGAGCTCGGCAGGGCACCAGTGCATGCTGCGTTCATCCCGACCTCCGACTTCTACCAGCCGGCCTCTCCGTCGATCGAGACAGTCGAACGCGCCTTCGCCGCGATTCGCACGCTGGATGAGTCGGACCAGGCGGCGGTCAAGGAGCTGATCCACAACCCGCCGAGGATCGCCATCTGTTGTCAGCACTTCGTGTTCCAATGCGGAAAGGATGCCGACGGAAAGGCTGAGCCGCTGATCCTGCCGATCTTCGCGCCCAACGCCTTTACCTCGGTGAAGGACATCCTCAACCCCAACCCAGCCTGGTTCGTCCTCCAGGACCGCAAGGTCATCAAGGCCTATGAGGCAGCACGGTCCGCCCGCTTTGAGCACGGGGAATCTGGGCCAACGGTTTGA
- the dnaB gene encoding replicative DNA helicase, translating to MNSGGPSPTNRATGDRTADFEKVPPQDLAAEQSVLGSMLLSKDAIADVVAMLKPADYYRPAHELIHSVILDLFTAGEPADPITVADELTKRGELVRAGGASYLHTLVTTVPTAANAEYYAQIVHERAVLRRLVGAGTAIASMGYAAEGEVDEVVAAAQAELAKVDDVRAEEEILKVEDTIGATFALMENIASRDKDVHGVPTGFADLDALTNGLQPGQFVIIAARPAIGKSTLALDMARHAAIRAGVPTTLFSLEMTRDELTMRMLSAEARVGLHLMRNGHLTDADWDRLAAVTPSINAAPLFIDDSPNLSAVQIRAKARRQQQRHGLGLVVIDYLQLMQNGGRRAENRQQEVSEISRNMKLLAKELNVPVVALSQLNRGPEQRTDKTPMASDLRESGSLEQDADVVILLHREDAYDKESPRAGEADMIVAKHRNGPTATITVAFQGHYSRFVDMAKDV from the coding sequence ATGAACAGCGGAGGCCCCTCCCCGACCAACCGGGCCACCGGCGACAGGACTGCCGATTTCGAGAAGGTCCCCCCACAGGACCTCGCCGCCGAGCAGTCAGTCCTTGGCAGCATGCTGCTCTCGAAGGACGCCATCGCGGACGTCGTCGCGATGCTCAAGCCCGCCGACTACTACCGCCCCGCCCACGAGCTGATTCACTCGGTGATCCTCGACCTGTTCACGGCAGGCGAGCCGGCCGACCCCATCACGGTGGCTGATGAGCTCACCAAGCGCGGCGAACTCGTCCGAGCTGGCGGAGCCTCCTACCTGCACACCCTCGTCACCACGGTTCCCACCGCCGCCAACGCCGAGTACTACGCCCAGATCGTCCACGAGCGTGCCGTGCTCCGTCGCCTGGTCGGAGCGGGCACCGCCATCGCCAGCATGGGCTACGCCGCCGAGGGCGAGGTCGACGAGGTCGTTGCCGCAGCGCAGGCCGAGCTTGCCAAGGTGGACGACGTCCGGGCCGAGGAGGAGATCCTCAAGGTCGAGGACACCATCGGCGCCACGTTCGCGCTGATGGAAAACATCGCCAGCCGGGACAAAGACGTCCACGGCGTGCCGACCGGATTCGCCGATCTTGACGCGCTGACCAATGGGCTCCAGCCCGGCCAGTTCGTGATCATTGCCGCGCGGCCGGCCATCGGGAAGTCCACCCTCGCGCTGGACATGGCCCGGCACGCTGCGATCCGCGCCGGCGTGCCGACCACGCTGTTCTCCCTGGAGATGACCCGCGACGAGCTCACCATGCGCATGCTTTCGGCCGAGGCCCGCGTCGGCCTGCACCTGATGCGCAACGGCCACCTGACCGACGCCGACTGGGACCGTCTCGCCGCCGTGACCCCCTCGATCAACGCGGCGCCGCTGTTCATCGACGACTCCCCGAACCTCTCCGCCGTGCAGATTCGGGCCAAGGCCCGGCGCCAGCAGCAGCGGCACGGCCTGGGCCTGGTCGTCATCGACTACCTGCAGCTGATGCAGAACGGTGGCCGCCGCGCCGAGAACCGGCAGCAAGAGGTCTCCGAAATCAGCCGCAACATGAAGCTGCTGGCGAAGGAGCTCAACGTTCCCGTGGTGGCGCTCTCTCAGCTCAACCGAGGACCGGAACAGCGAACGGACAAGACGCCGATGGCGTCCGACCTCCGCGAAAGCGGATCGCTCGAACAGGACGCCGACGTGGTGATCCTGCTCCACCGCGAGGACGCCTACGACAAGGAGTCCCCGCGCGCCGGAGAGGCCGACATGATCGTCGCCAAACATCGCAACGGCCCGACCGCCACAATCACCGTGGCTTTCCAAGGCCACTACTCGCGATTCGTTGACATGGCCAAAGACGTCTGA